In Entomomonas moraniae, one DNA window encodes the following:
- a CDS encoding Com family DNA-binding transcriptional regulator → MLKEFRCKKCHKLLAKISDYSELEIKCNRCKQINYYVFSSNLEYQNAKQRSNIFTDALHRNI, encoded by the coding sequence ATGCTAAAAGAATTTCGATGCAAAAAGTGCCATAAGTTATTGGCAAAAATTAGTGATTATTCCGAGCTCGAAATAAAGTGTAATCGTTGCAAACAAATCAACTATTACGTTTTCTCCTCTAATCTGGAATATCAAAATGCCAAACAAAGATCCAACATTTTTACAGATGCTTTACACCGTAATATCTGA
- a CDS encoding glycerol dehydrogenase — protein MITPRSITSPKAFLIAKGLMDSLETHIKPVGQNALIICDTFFMERINNNVQQHFPKAQVKAHVEKFAGECTKAEVKRLTELCKTNQHDVVIGIGGGKTLDTAKAVAYYQNIPVIIVPTLASTDAPCTALSVFYKENGEFDEYLFLPENPQAVIVDSQVIANAPVRFFAAGVGDALATYFEARMCYLADGVNLVLKRPSRTGLGIAQLCFELLIENAAAAMDAVQNKVVTPALEQTIEATIYLSGVGAESGGLAAAHAVSNGMGTIEALHNAQHGEKVAFGLLTQLVLENAPEDEIETVINIMQTVGLPLSLADFGLKTIVEADWRKVAEVACAEGDTMSNMNQKVTPDDVYAAILAANSLAERYHF, from the coding sequence ATGATCACACCACGCAGCATAACATCCCCTAAAGCGTTTCTTATCGCCAAAGGATTAATGGACAGCCTAGAAACCCACATAAAACCCGTTGGACAAAATGCACTCATAATCTGCGACACCTTTTTTATGGAGCGTATCAACAACAATGTTCAACAACACTTTCCAAAAGCACAAGTCAAAGCTCATGTTGAAAAATTTGCTGGCGAGTGCACTAAAGCCGAAGTAAAACGCCTCACCGAACTTTGCAAAACAAATCAACACGATGTTGTCATTGGTATTGGCGGTGGCAAAACTCTCGACACAGCCAAAGCGGTTGCCTACTACCAAAACATCCCCGTCATCATTGTACCAACGCTCGCATCAACTGATGCTCCTTGCACAGCTCTCAGCGTCTTCTATAAAGAAAATGGTGAATTTGACGAATACTTATTCCTTCCTGAAAATCCACAAGCCGTGATTGTAGACAGCCAAGTTATTGCTAATGCACCTGTTCGCTTCTTTGCCGCAGGAGTAGGCGATGCTCTAGCCACCTACTTTGAAGCACGTATGTGCTATCTTGCCGATGGTGTGAACCTCGTACTGAAACGCCCATCACGCACAGGTTTAGGCATAGCACAACTCTGCTTTGAACTATTAATAGAAAATGCCGCTGCCGCGATGGATGCAGTACAAAATAAAGTCGTCACCCCAGCCCTAGAACAAACCATCGAAGCCACCATTTACCTAAGCGGTGTTGGCGCTGAATCAGGGGGCCTCGCCGCTGCTCACGCAGTCAGCAATGGCATGGGAACAATCGAAGCACTACACAATGCACAACACGGTGAAAAAGTTGCTTTTGGCCTACTCACACAACTCGTGCTTGAAAATGCACCAGAAGACGAAATAGAGACTGTCATCAACATTATGCAAACCGTTGGTTTACCCCTCAGTTTAGCGGACTTTGGGCTTAAAACAATCGTTGAAGCTGACTGGCGTAAAGTTGCCGAAGTAGCTTGTGCAGAAGGCGATACCATGTCCAACATGAACCAAAAAGTCACCCCTGACGATGTCTACGCCGCCATTCTCGCAGCAAATAGTCTAGCTGAACGCTATCACTTCTAA
- a CDS encoding DUF2845 domain-containing protein: MKKILIISLYCLISLPSLADSLRCGNDLIKTGDSKGTVIAKCGPLYNEAQINYSKKYQSNQAIYTTTEELTYKDNGKIYYLLTFEGGKLAHIAFQRCNQNPSPLCD, encoded by the coding sequence ATGAAAAAAATATTAATCATTAGTCTATACTGTCTTATTAGTTTACCGTCCTTAGCCGATAGCTTGCGCTGTGGTAACGACCTTATCAAAACAGGAGATAGCAAGGGAACTGTTATTGCCAAATGTGGACCTCTTTATAATGAAGCCCAAATAAACTACTCAAAAAAATACCAAAGCAACCAAGCTATTTACACAACAACCGAAGAATTAACGTATAAAGACAATGGGAAAATTTACTACCTACTAACCTTTGAAGGAGGTAAACTCGCTCACATTGCATTCCAACGGTGCAACCAAAACCCATCCCCTTTATGCGATTAA
- a CDS encoding replication protein P translates to MTDEMVINVNKIFATIHASYPAWYEKYYATHKSERQAKRIWLEGVKLLTDEQVVQGLKRMVIECDFPPRLKEFMELCQRVDGLVDMDLAWCEALIGRYSHPVVKVTAELTGLFELRHAGYESMSLKKRFEFYFLKVRDNYSRNKPLKEVTKWHSSGDDSLLVKIEQQAEQRINERIKQQGIDIKSARQNCLTLLGIKRR, encoded by the coding sequence GTGACAGATGAGATGGTGATAAATGTTAATAAAATTTTTGCCACCATCCACGCCTCTTATCCTGCATGGTATGAAAAATACTATGCTACACATAAAAGCGAGCGTCAAGCTAAGCGTATTTGGTTAGAGGGGGTGAAGCTGTTAACGGACGAACAAGTTGTACAGGGATTAAAGCGAATGGTGATTGAGTGCGATTTTCCACCAAGGCTTAAAGAGTTTATGGAGCTATGCCAGCGGGTTGATGGGTTGGTTGATATGGATCTTGCATGGTGTGAGGCACTAATTGGTCGTTATAGTCATCCTGTGGTCAAGGTAACAGCTGAATTAACAGGGCTTTTTGAATTAAGACATGCAGGTTATGAAAGTATGTCATTGAAAAAGCGATTTGAGTTCTATTTTTTGAAAGTCCGGGATAATTATTCTCGGAATAAGCCCTTGAAAGAGGTTACAAAATGGCATAGCAGTGGCGATGATAGTCTGTTGGTTAAGATTGAGCAGCAAGCAGAGCAAAGAATTAATGAGCGGATTAAACAGCAGGGAATTGATATAAAAAGTGCGAGGCAGAATTGTTTAACCTTGTTGGGAATTAAACGCCGCTAA
- a CDS encoding bifunctional transcriptional activator/DNA repair enzyme AdaA: MKITDTEQIATYYQALLDRNPAYTGIFYAGVKTTGVFCIATCRAKKPNYNNVDFYQDIKSALNAGFRPCKICNPTQNAYPTPPEIEQALKLIQKNPKQRISDWQLKQQNIQPEKVRRWFNRHYGITYQTYQRMLRINTALQELKQGKTATHVAFDNGYDSLSGFNYTYKKITGKTPMEQTNIIVMQRITTPIGPMFIAATEKGICLLEFVDRRMLETELKDLQRLLKAHIIMGENDHTKQTQQQLKEYFNGQRLQFSVPLDTPGTTFQKAVWQQLQTIPCGQTRSYQQQAYAINNPNAVRAVARANGANRVSIIIPCHRVIGKNGQLTGYGGGLARKEYLLNHEKNIAP; this comes from the coding sequence ATGAAAATTACAGACACCGAGCAAATAGCTACCTACTACCAAGCTCTGCTAGACCGAAACCCTGCGTATACAGGTATTTTTTATGCTGGCGTAAAAACAACAGGGGTATTTTGTATTGCAACATGCCGAGCCAAAAAACCAAACTACAATAATGTAGACTTTTATCAAGACATCAAATCGGCACTCAATGCGGGCTTTCGTCCATGTAAAATTTGTAACCCAACTCAAAATGCTTACCCTACTCCACCCGAGATTGAACAGGCACTAAAACTTATACAGAAAAATCCTAAACAGAGAATTTCCGACTGGCAACTCAAACAACAAAATATACAACCAGAAAAGGTTCGCCGTTGGTTTAATCGCCACTACGGTATTACTTACCAAACCTACCAACGGATGCTAAGAATTAACACAGCACTACAAGAGCTCAAACAAGGCAAAACAGCTACCCATGTAGCCTTTGACAATGGCTATGACTCACTCAGTGGCTTCAACTACACCTACAAAAAAATCACAGGTAAAACACCTATGGAACAAACCAATATTATCGTTATGCAACGAATCACCACACCTATTGGCCCCATGTTTATCGCTGCAACAGAAAAAGGGATTTGTCTTCTAGAATTTGTAGACAGGCGAATGCTAGAAACAGAACTCAAAGATTTACAACGCCTACTTAAAGCCCACATTATCATGGGAGAAAACGACCACACCAAACAAACACAACAACAACTTAAAGAATACTTCAATGGTCAACGCTTACAATTTAGTGTCCCTCTTGACACACCAGGAACAACCTTTCAAAAAGCGGTTTGGCAACAACTACAAACCATCCCCTGTGGACAAACCAGAAGTTACCAACAACAAGCATATGCGATCAACAACCCTAATGCCGTAAGAGCTGTTGCAAGAGCTAATGGTGCTAACCGTGTATCGATTATTATTCCTTGCCACCGAGTAATCGGAAAAAATGGCCAACTCACAGGCTATGGTGGAGGACTAGCCAGAAAAGAATATCTTCTTAACCATGAAAAAAATATAGCACCATAA
- a CDS encoding phage holin, lambda family has translation MPNKDPTFLQMLYTVISENTTVGGAVMASIIATLRILYDDNKTRPMRIILEALTCGALSLCVTGIIELFHLPTSAAITIGGAIGFIGVTALRDFILKIITNRIDKK, from the coding sequence ATGCCAAACAAAGATCCAACATTTTTACAGATGCTTTACACCGTAATATCTGAAAATACAACGGTAGGAGGAGCTGTGATGGCTTCAATAATAGCAACATTACGTATTTTATATGATGACAACAAGACAAGGCCAATGCGAATTATTCTAGAGGCATTAACTTGTGGAGCTTTATCACTATGCGTAACAGGAATTATTGAACTATTTCACCTCCCTACCAGTGCCGCTATAACAATAGGAGGAGCCATAGGCTTTATAGGTGTAACAGCATTAAGAGACTTTATTTTAAAAATAATCACCAATAGGATAGATAAAAAATGA
- a CDS encoding structural protein, with amino-acid sequence MNLPRGIRNNNPGNIRWGSDWQGLISEEERTDKSFCQFQDPVYGLRAMVKIIFTYQEKYGLNTIESILHRYAPPNENNTQGYIMRVSEAIGALPKQPLKLTDGTLKELMRAITAVENGQNYYYYYKTDQLEKAIQLAK; translated from the coding sequence ATGAACTTACCTAGAGGTATACGAAATAACAACCCTGGCAATATTCGCTGGGGAAGTGATTGGCAAGGTCTTATATCTGAAGAAGAGAGAACCGACAAATCATTTTGCCAATTCCAAGACCCTGTTTATGGGTTGCGTGCGATGGTGAAGATTATATTCACCTACCAAGAAAAATATGGACTAAACACAATTGAATCAATCCTCCATCGCTACGCCCCACCCAATGAAAACAATACACAAGGCTATATAATGAGAGTATCAGAAGCCATAGGAGCTCTCCCTAAACAGCCTCTCAAGCTCACGGATGGGACATTAAAAGAACTAATGCGGGCAATAACTGCTGTAGAAAATGGTCAAAACTATTACTACTACTACAAAACTGACCAATTAGAAAAAGCTATCCAATTAGCTAAATAA
- a CDS encoding XRE family transcriptional regulator: MQQLKDRIKQARKFAKLSQKELANKVGITQPSLSELETGRSQSTSFIGSIARICGVDAFWLETGQGSMTNTNAQNRLSEQKTNYNNAAYDGESATDPNLLTHSQMLPIETWDDNTPLDDDDVEIPFLREVELAAGSGKFAIAEASTRTKLRFGKSTLRNRGINPAKIVCVTVKGNSMEPVILDGSTVGVDTDNTSIVDGKIYAIAIDDELLRVKLLYRLANGQVRVRSFNRDEYEDEIYDLKDIRIIGRVFWYSVLL, encoded by the coding sequence ATGCAACAGCTTAAAGATCGTATAAAACAAGCTCGTAAGTTTGCAAAGTTAAGTCAAAAAGAACTCGCTAATAAAGTAGGTATTACACAACCCTCTCTTTCTGAGCTTGAAACAGGAAGATCTCAGTCAACCTCTTTTATAGGCTCTATCGCTAGGATATGTGGGGTAGATGCGTTCTGGTTAGAAACAGGACAAGGAAGTATGACGAATACAAATGCACAAAATAGATTGTCTGAGCAAAAAACAAATTATAATAATGCTGCTTATGATGGAGAAAGTGCTACAGATCCTAATTTATTAACGCATTCACAAATGCTCCCTATTGAAACGTGGGATGATAACACACCATTAGATGATGATGATGTTGAAATACCCTTTCTAAGAGAAGTTGAATTAGCCGCTGGCTCTGGAAAATTTGCAATTGCTGAAGCTAGTACAAGAACAAAATTAAGATTTGGCAAAAGTACTTTACGTAATAGAGGTATTAATCCAGCTAAAATTGTTTGTGTTACTGTTAAAGGTAATAGCATGGAGCCTGTTATTTTAGACGGTTCTACTGTGGGTGTTGATACAGATAATACCTCAATTGTTGATGGTAAAATATATGCTATTGCCATTGATGATGAATTATTGAGAGTAAAGCTTCTTTACCGCCTTGCTAATGGACAAGTAAGAGTTAGATCTTTCAATCGTGATGAATATGAAGACGAAATTTATGATTTAAAAGACATTAGAATCATAGGACGAGTTTTTTGGTATTCAGTTTTACTATAA
- the gshA gene encoding glutamate--cysteine ligase has product MSQLFADRLNLLQEAVPLKLLDQCLHGIERECLRITSAGQLAQTPHPIVLGSALTNDKITTDYSEALLEFITPAKPDTSDTLEDLANTHAFVGQNLQDELLWSSSMPCQLPDEEHIPIAYFGTSASGMVRHIYRRGLAVRYGRTMQCIAGIHYNFSLPDALWPILHKVERSKQDLSFYQSAQYIALIRNFRRFSWLLMYLFGASPALDESFLKRYPNHQLQRFDKSSFYLPYATSLRMSDLGYQSNAQSGLTPCYDDLSTYIDSLSKAIKTPYPAYERIGTKKDGEWIQLNTNILQIENEYYSSIRPKRVVKEGERPIQALRRAGIQYVEVRCMDIDPFMPLGIDETTSYFLNSFLLYCAMEESSLIIKNQCIAYTDNFLSTVKQGRDPALLLQCDGEQVLLTDWAKALLDDVAKAAAVLDKASHTDKHSRSVLAQLEKVNNPQLLPSAKVINSMEEGGLTFAEFSLRQSKLHHDYFNHQSLAPEVTQQYVKLAEQSVAEQKRLEDAKSPSLDEYIARYING; this is encoded by the coding sequence GTGAGTCAATTGTTTGCAGATCGTTTAAATTTATTGCAAGAAGCAGTTCCTTTAAAACTACTTGATCAGTGTTTGCACGGTATTGAGCGTGAGTGTTTGCGCATTACCTCTGCTGGGCAGTTGGCGCAAACACCTCATCCTATTGTGTTAGGATCTGCATTGACAAATGATAAAATTACCACTGATTATTCTGAGGCGTTGTTAGAATTTATTACGCCTGCTAAGCCTGATACAAGCGATACATTAGAGGATTTGGCAAATACTCATGCATTTGTTGGGCAAAATTTGCAAGATGAGTTGTTGTGGAGCTCTTCTATGCCTTGCCAGCTCCCTGATGAGGAGCATATTCCTATTGCGTATTTCGGTACTTCAGCATCGGGGATGGTACGTCATATTTATCGCCGTGGTTTGGCGGTTCGTTATGGGCGGACGATGCAGTGTATTGCAGGTATTCATTATAACTTTTCTTTACCTGACGCGTTGTGGCCTATTCTTCATAAGGTGGAACGAAGTAAGCAGGATTTATCTTTTTATCAGTCCGCACAATATATTGCGCTAATCCGCAATTTTAGACGGTTTAGTTGGTTATTGATGTATTTATTTGGTGCTTCTCCTGCCTTGGATGAGAGTTTTTTAAAGCGTTATCCTAATCATCAATTACAGCGTTTTGATAAGTCATCTTTTTATTTACCGTATGCAACCAGTTTGCGTATGAGTGATTTGGGGTATCAGTCGAATGCTCAGTCAGGTTTAACGCCTTGCTATGATGATCTATCGACGTATATTGATAGTTTGAGTAAAGCGATTAAAACACCTTATCCTGCCTATGAGCGTATAGGTACTAAAAAGGATGGTGAATGGATTCAGTTAAATACTAACATTTTACAGATAGAAAATGAGTACTATTCAAGTATTCGTCCTAAGCGTGTTGTTAAAGAAGGGGAGCGACCTATCCAAGCGTTACGTCGTGCGGGTATCCAGTATGTTGAAGTACGTTGCATGGATATTGATCCTTTTATGCCATTAGGTATTGATGAAACAACCAGTTATTTTTTGAATAGTTTTTTATTGTATTGTGCAATGGAAGAAAGTAGTTTAATCATTAAAAATCAATGCATTGCTTATACGGATAATTTTTTGTCGACGGTAAAGCAAGGGCGTGATCCTGCTTTGTTATTGCAATGTGATGGCGAGCAGGTGTTGTTAACAGATTGGGCTAAAGCTTTGTTGGATGACGTTGCTAAAGCAGCGGCTGTATTGGATAAAGCCAGCCATACGGATAAGCATAGTCGATCTGTATTAGCTCAGTTGGAGAAGGTGAATAATCCTCAATTATTACCTTCTGCTAAGGTGATAAATTCGATGGAGGAAGGCGGTTTAACGTTTGCTGAGTTTTCATTGCGGCAGAGTAAGTTACATCATGATTATTTTAATCATCAATCATTAGCTCCAGAGGTTACGCAGCAGTATGTAAAGCTGGCTGAACAGTCGGTTGCAGAGCAAAAAAGGCTAGAGGATGCTAAGTCGCCTAGTTTAGATGAGTATATTGCCCGTTATATTAATGGCTAA
- a CDS encoding DnaT-like ssDNA-binding domain-containing protein — translation MANQWLRLWHDMPNDPKWRTISRRSKQPITTVIAAYVHLLVMASIAEERGTIQVNEEDLANALDTSPQSIRAILSAMEGKVVRDNKLIGWSKRQPIKEDGSAERAKAWRESKKRLVKQTNASELQDKDKDKDKDITSLSNGDESDRLGSFGMFDEWMPDSSFPMYLVKLGVVDEAQQVPSKVLQEFRCFWCGKPDIKKTQQQWQHALAQSYQYMINREQQYGKGKQRIKKFNGIIRETSTDLSWWKG, via the coding sequence ATGGCAAATCAATGGTTAAGGCTTTGGCACGATATGCCGAATGACCCTAAATGGAGAACGATCAGTCGGCGATCTAAGCAACCGATTACTACTGTAATAGCAGCATATGTTCATTTGCTGGTTATGGCTTCTATTGCTGAAGAGCGCGGGACAATTCAGGTTAACGAAGAAGATTTAGCGAATGCGCTAGATACTAGTCCGCAATCAATTAGAGCAATTTTATCTGCAATGGAAGGCAAAGTTGTAAGAGATAATAAATTAATTGGATGGAGTAAGCGCCAGCCTATTAAGGAAGACGGCTCTGCTGAAAGAGCTAAAGCATGGCGAGAAAGCAAAAAAAGATTGGTGAAACAAACAAACGCAAGTGAACTACAAGATAAAGATAAAGATAAAGATAAAGATATAACTTCTCTCTCTAATGGTGACGAAAGTGATCGATTAGGCAGTTTTGGTATGTTTGATGAATGGATGCCAGATAGCAGTTTTCCAATGTATTTGGTGAAGTTAGGGGTTGTGGATGAGGCACAACAAGTTCCAAGTAAGGTTCTGCAAGAGTTTAGGTGTTTTTGGTGCGGTAAGCCAGATATTAAAAAAACACAACAGCAGTGGCAACACGCATTAGCGCAATCATATCAATATATGATTAACCGAGAACAGCAGTATGGAAAAGGTAAGCAACGTATTAAAAAATTCAATGGAATTATTAGAGAAACAAGTACAGACCTTAGTTGGTGGAAAGGATAG
- the lysC gene encoding Rz1-like lysis system protein LysC (LysC is an Rz1-like component of a phage lytic system, substantially overlapping although not fully embedded in the gene for the Rz-like LysB component.), translating to MKIKLLIVGLISHCLLACTNKQLITQSQLIKVPPPVITACDRLSVAECQPKTNGELYECALIISKNLALCADQTDTLIEWQQNNQ from the coding sequence ATGAAAATAAAACTGTTAATAGTTGGGCTAATCAGTCATTGCCTACTAGCCTGCACAAATAAACAACTAATTACACAAAGCCAACTCATCAAAGTGCCACCACCGGTGATAACAGCGTGCGATCGTCTATCCGTTGCAGAGTGCCAACCAAAGACCAATGGCGAGTTATATGAATGCGCCCTTATTATCAGTAAAAACCTTGCATTATGTGCAGACCAAACAGACACACTTATTGAATGGCAACAAAATAATCAATAA
- a CDS encoding Mor transcription activator family protein, translated as MTSIQAQRKNELFSELAESIQYELEKIGIDEGKALEKAEEITFNIYENWRGLSIVFPMNPERYMEKLKSKILEEFDGRNTTEIVRKYKISENILYRWNRASLTKKK; from the coding sequence ATGACTTCAATTCAAGCACAGCGTAAAAATGAACTTTTTAGCGAATTAGCAGAAAGTATTCAGTATGAATTAGAAAAAATAGGGATTGATGAGGGTAAGGCTTTAGAAAAGGCGGAAGAAATTACATTTAATATTTATGAAAATTGGCGAGGTCTTTCTATTGTGTTTCCGATGAATCCAGAGCGATATATGGAGAAACTCAAGTCAAAAATTTTAGAAGAGTTTGATGGTAGAAATACAACAGAAATAGTGCGCAAGTATAAGATATCTGAAAATATCTTATATCGCTGGAATCGCGCAAGTTTAACAAAGAAAAAGTAG